Proteins encoded in a region of the Homo sapiens chromosome 9, GRCh38.p14 Primary Assembly genome:
- the GCNT1 gene encoding beta-1,3-galactosyl-O-glycosyl-glycoprotein beta-1,6-N-acetylglucosaminyltransferase — MLRTLLRRRLFSYPTKYYFMVLVLSLITFSVLRIHQKPEFVSVRHLELAGENPSSDINCTKVLQGDVNEIQKVKLEILTVKFKKRPRWTPDDYINMTSDCSSFIKRRKYIVEPLSKEEAEFPIAYSIVVHHKIEMLDRLLRAIYMPQNFYCIHVDTKSEDSYLAAVMGIASCFSNVFVASRLESVVYASWSRVQADLNCMKDLYAMSANWKYLINLCGMDFPIKTNLEIVRKLKLLMGENNLETERMPSHKEERWKKRYEVVNGKLTNTGTVKMLPPLETPLFSGSAYFVVSREYVGYVLQNEKIQKLMEWAQDTYSPDEYLWATIQRIPEVPGSLPASHKYDLSDMQAVARFVKWQYFEGDVSKGAPYPPCDGVHVRSVCIFGAGDLNWMLRKHHLFANKFDVDVDLFAIQCLDEHLRHKALETLKH; from the coding sequence ATGCTGAGGACGTTGCTGCGAAGGAGACTTTTTTCTTATCCCACCAAATACTACTTTATGGTTCTTGTTTTATCCCTAATCACCTTCTCCGTTTTAAGGATTCATCAAAAGCCTGAATTTGTAAGTGTCAGACACTTGGAGCTTGCTGGGGAGAATCCTAGTAGTGATATTAATTGCACCAAAGTTTTACAGGGTGATGTAAATGAAATCCAAAAGGTAAAGCTTGAGATCCTAacagtgaaatttaaaaagcGCCCTCGGTGGACACCTGACGACTATATAAACATGACCAGTGACTGTTCTTCTTTCATCAAGAGACGCAAATATATTGTAGAACCCCTTAGTAAAGAAGAGGCGGAGTTTCCAATAGCATATTCTATAGTGGTTCATCACAAGATTGAAATGCTTGACAGGCTGCTGAGGGCCATCTATATGCCTCAGAATTTCTATTGCATTCATGTGGACACAAAATCCGAGGATTCCTATTTAGCTGCAGTGATGGGCATCGCTTCCTGTTTTAGTAATGTCTTTGTGGCCAGCCGATTGGAGAGTGTGGTTTATGCATCGTGGAGCCGGGTTCAGGCTGACCTCAACTGCATGAAGGATCTCTATGCAATGAGTGCAAACTGGAAGTACTTGATAAATCTTTGTGGTATGGATTTTCCCATTAAAACCAACCTAGAAATTGTCAGGAAGCTCAAGTTGTTAATGGGAGAAAACAACCTGGAAACGGAGAGGATGCCATCCCATAAAGAAGAAAGGTGGAAGAAGCGGTATGAGGTCGTTAATGGAAAGCTGACAAACACAGGGACTGTCAAAATGCTTCCTCCACTCGAAACACCTCTCTTTTCTGGCAGTGCCTACTTCGTGGTCAGTAGGGAGTATGTGGGGTATGTACTACAGaatgaaaaaatccaaaagttgATGGAGTGGGCACAAGACACATACAGCCCTGATGAGTATCTCTGGGCCACCATCCAAAGGATTCCTGAAGTCCCGGGCTCACTCCCTGCCAGCCATAAGTATGATCTGTCTGACATGCAAGCAGTTGCCAGGTTTGTCAAGTGGCAGTACTTTGAGGGTGATGTTTCCAAGGGTGCTCCCTACCCGCCCTGCGATGGAGTCCATGTGCGCTCAGTGTGCATTTTCGGAGCTGGTGACTTGAACTGGATGCTGCGCAAACACCACTTGTTTGCCAATAAGTTTGACGTGGATGTTGACCTCTTTGCCATCCAGTGTTTGGATGAGCATTTGAGACACAAAGCTTTGGAGACATTAAAACACTGA